One Coffea arabica cultivar ET-39 chromosome 5c, Coffea Arabica ET-39 HiFi, whole genome shotgun sequence DNA window includes the following coding sequences:
- the LOC113690420 gene encoding formiminotransferase cyclodeaminase-like protein — MLKLMLSCCKVYISESRNKAALEAIERAAKLFPEAPIINKFEDEIYNRVGYTLVSKLGSKPSSDPLKGAVFAMVEAAFQSIDLGAHSGSHPRLGVVDHICFHPLESTSLEQVAGTANALAADVGSNLKVPTFLYGAAHREGRSLASIRRELGYFKPDSSGNQWTGGPKSEILQLKPDQGPDFAVEAKGIIVIGATRWVDNYNVPVFSNDIAAVRRIAKRLSGRGGGLPSVQSMALTHGDGVIEVACNLLEPSKVGGDQVQLEVEKLAAEEKLNVGKGYYTDHSQEKIIESYMKVCKSLD, encoded by the exons ATGTTAAAATTGATGTTATCTTGCTGCAAAGTTTACATATCAGAAAGCAGGAACAAGGCTGCTCTTGAGGCAATTGAGAGGGCTGCTAAGTTGTTCCCAGAAGCTCCAATTATTAATAAGTTTGAGGATGAAATTTACAATAGAGTTGGTTACACTCTTGTTTCAAAGTTGGGTTCAAAACCATCTTCTGATCCTCTGAAAGGGGCTGTCTTTGCCATGGTTGAAGCTGCTTTTCAAAGCATTGATCTTGGTGCTCATTCTGGAAGTCATCCTAGGCTTGGTGTTGTGGACCATATTTGTTTTCATCCATTGGAGAGTACTAGTTTGGAACAAGTGGCTGGGACTGCAAATGCTTTGGCAGCTGATGTTGGTTCAAATCTTAAAG TTCCTACCTTTTTGTATGGAGCAGCACATAGGGAAGGAAGATCTCTTGCTTCAATCAGGAGGGAACTGGGATATTTCAAGCCTGATTCTAGTGGAAACCAATGGACAGGCGGGCCCAAATCAGAGATTTTACAGCTAAAGCCAGATCAGGGTCCTGATTTTGCAGTTGAAGCAAAAGGTATCATTGTAATAGGAGCAACACGGTGGGTTGACAATTACAACGTCCCAGTCTTTTCTAATGACATAGCTGCTGTTCGTAGAATAGCCAAGAGGTTAAGTGGAAGAGGAGGCGGACTTCCTTCAGTGCAATCTATGGCACTAACCCATGGTGATGGTGTCATTGAGGTAGCTTGCAACTTACTAGAACCAAGTAAAGTTGGTGGCGATCAAGTTCAGCTTGAAGTTGAGAAGCTTGCTGCAGAAGAGAAATTGAATGTTGGCAAAGGGTATTATACAGACCATTCACaggaaaaaataattgaaagctACAtgaaagtgtgcaaaagtttagACTAG